A window from Salvia miltiorrhiza cultivar Shanhuang (shh) chromosome 2, IMPLAD_Smil_shh, whole genome shotgun sequence encodes these proteins:
- the LOC131007746 gene encoding uncharacterized protein LOC131007746, giving the protein MAPRLLSCFRRRPSGDPHRETDKVTAEEQRGEGGPVVVELFSSQGCASSPEAELLFSRLGRGDFPVEAPLILLGYHVDIWDYMGWKDPFGSSQWTVRQKAYVEALQLDTMFTPQIVVQGHAQCIANDEDAMLSCIASAPTFPAPSFQARFEKPTPESLQVTLTGALRSNVDHDGVNVMVALYDSGLVTDCSGGVNKGRVLANDYVVRRLEKLCSVKDISAKKTLSGTLNFPLWEGFNAAKCGLAVFLETPSHRILGSQSFKLPEKL; this is encoded by the exons ATGGCGCCCCGTCTCTTGAGCTGTTTCAGGCGGCGACCCTCCGGCGACCCCCACCGCGAGACCGATAAGGTGACGGCGGAGGAGCAGCGTGGAGAAGGCGGGCCGGTGGTGGTGGAGCTGTTCTCGTCGCAGGGGTGCGCGAGCTCGCCGGAGGCGGAGCTGCTGTTCTCGCGACTGGGGAGGGGCGATTTCCCGGTGGAGGCGCCGTTGATACTGTTGGGGTATCACGTGGACATCTGGGATTATATGGGGTGGAAGGACCCCTTCGGATCCAGCCAATGGACGGTGCGGCAGAAGGCGTACGTGGAGGCCCTGCAACTCGACACCATGTTCACCCCTCAGATCGTGGTTCAGGGCCACGCCCAGTGTATCGCCAATGATGAAGACGCCATGCTCTCCTGCATCGCCTCTGCTCCCACTTTCCCTGCTCCTTCCTTCCAG GCTCGTTTCGAGAAGCCAACGCCGGAGTCATTGCAAGTAACACTAACAGGAGCTCTGCGATCAAATGTGGATCATGATGGTGTGAATGTGATGGTTGCTCTCTATGATTCGGGCTTGGTCACCGACTGCTCCGGCGGCGTCAACAAGGGCCGCGTCCTCGCCAATGACTACGTTGTCCGACGCCTCGAGAAGCTCTGCTCCGTCAAAGACATATCCGCCAAGAAAACTCTCTCAGGGACCCTCAATTTTCCTCTATGGGAAGGCTTCAATGCTGCCAAATGTGGACTCGCCGTCTTCCTTGAGACTCCCTCTCATCGCATTCTTGGCTCGCAGAGCTTTAAGTTGCCGGAGAAGCTTTaa